Proteins from a single region of Lysinibacillus sp. JNUCC-52:
- a CDS encoding dsDNA nuclease domain-containing protein, with product MIEEPIIESILEISDEKGGDSALDGFEFQVSSAIYLVFTEILSNAECALIYEKVEDFIIINDQINLYQAKSLNKNLTPNVLYSPSRKTNSDDSGLSIIEKMHINYLKVKEKVQNNRVVSNLIICENQVFSKLLSKEVENIAELKKINFTDLSSEAKSDIISATTFEEYEWENIYAHRIIPKSRHEEVTRIFIEDVISQVFGQNKINSAALYTSLAFEIKKIRKNKTILTSAFLLEKIPSFSELDNQLNFNDYVYLLNDIDKRNIKVPISFMQIQNNLLIRNHPIQNDYTQIKNLVTQNDCENVDDIVMKIETEDEFTLIKFRLKRHELLALILIVIAREVIQCN from the coding sequence ATGATTGAGGAACCGATAATTGAATCTATATTAGAAATTTCAGATGAAAAGGGCGGAGATAGCGCTCTTGATGGATTTGAATTTCAAGTATCTAGCGCGATTTATTTAGTGTTTACAGAAATTCTTTCTAATGCCGAGTGTGCATTAATTTATGAAAAAGTAGAGGATTTTATAATTATTAATGATCAAATAAATTTATATCAGGCTAAGAGTTTAAATAAGAATCTAACTCCAAATGTACTTTATTCACCTTCTCGAAAAACAAACTCTGATGACTCAGGATTATCCATTATTGAAAAAATGCATATTAATTACTTAAAAGTAAAAGAAAAAGTCCAGAATAATCGAGTTGTAAGTAATTTAATAATTTGTGAAAACCAAGTCTTCTCAAAATTACTTTCTAAGGAAGTAGAAAATATTGCTGAACTTAAAAAAATTAATTTTACCGATTTAAGTAGTGAAGCGAAATCGGACATTATTTCAGCTACCACATTTGAGGAATATGAATGGGAAAATATTTATGCTCATAGAATTATACCAAAAAGTCGTCATGAGGAAGTAACAAGGATTTTTATAGAGGATGTTATTTCTCAAGTTTTTGGTCAAAATAAAATAAATAGTGCTGCTTTGTATACAAGTTTAGCATTTGAGATTAAAAAGATTCGAAAGAACAAAACGATTTTGACAAGTGCATTTTTGTTGGAAAAAATACCTAGTTTTAGCGAGTTAGATAATCAATTAAACTTTAATGATTATGTTTACTTATTAAATGACATTGATAAAAGAAATATCAAAGTACCAATTAGCTTTATGCAAATTCAAAACAATTTATTAATTAGAAATCATCCTATTCAGAATGATTATACTCAAATTAAGAATTTAGTAACTCAAAATGATTGTGAAAATGTTGATGACATTGTAATGAAAATTGAAACAGAAGATGAATTTACATTAATAAAATTTAGGTTAAAAAGACATGAATTATTAGCACTCATTTTAATAGTAATAGCGAGAGAGGTGATACAATGCAATTAG
- a CDS encoding AAA family ATPase: MQLVINEFSILSPSIEKAFNEKFRSGVNLIVGEKDTGKSTLARSILYTFGCDVKGLDLITSSPNNIYILDFNIDNDRYLLVRQKLKQGRGKNCFKLLQYKNKELLTYYDTTSFKEKLNELLNIKLSTLDKNGIETKLFPNHIFLPFYTDQDNSWQSYLKDTFSNINFISDYKKLILEYFTGARSNNYYDLILRKNKLKRELQNLEAIIKSKELIIEENLRNIKILEDIDINNFKKNYEIVLKLFNSVIETEHQLKDQLNQNIFEKNSLKEMEDSINSSIEVMIEENMKKECPTCNQSIFNTIEDNYSLQIAKQNLIQEREKIKMQLHDVQKNIDNLLEELNQTVMTNKEYEEKLNANANVVSMAERADSYALSRINIRLEEELEGLLGDKVGVESKLDVIETSLKELNSIDVASKYKKLMIKAFEELNIKFSFNNYYNSNLESVNINLSGASKVQAFIAQYVSIYQMSQDNKEVIDIPMFIDTFLKDDFNNIEIEKTVSFIFSKLEDQHQSFVFISNNEQTLKSVEGYNFARIDLEEPFNIFNKGYKEIFERFESILK; the protein is encoded by the coding sequence ATGCAATTAGTTATAAATGAGTTTTCGATATTATCTCCATCAATAGAGAAAGCTTTTAATGAAAAGTTTAGGTCTGGTGTAAATCTAATTGTAGGGGAAAAAGATACAGGGAAATCTACTTTAGCTAGATCTATATTATATACATTTGGTTGTGATGTTAAAGGATTAGATTTGATTACTTCATCACCAAATAATATATACATATTAGATTTTAATATTGATAATGATCGTTATCTCTTGGTAAGACAAAAATTAAAACAGGGAAGAGGTAAAAATTGTTTTAAACTCTTACAATATAAAAATAAAGAATTACTTACTTATTACGATACTACGAGTTTTAAGGAAAAATTAAATGAATTATTGAATATTAAATTATCTACACTTGATAAAAATGGAATAGAAACAAAGTTATTTCCCAATCATATTTTTTTACCTTTTTATACTGATCAAGATAATAGCTGGCAGTCTTATTTAAAAGATACCTTTTCTAATATAAATTTTATTTCTGACTATAAAAAATTGATTTTAGAATACTTTACTGGAGCGAGAAGTAACAATTACTACGATTTAATACTTCGTAAAAATAAATTAAAAAGAGAATTGCAAAATTTAGAAGCAATAATTAAAAGTAAGGAATTAATTATAGAAGAGAACCTTAGGAATATAAAAATTTTAGAAGATATTGATATAAATAATTTTAAAAAAAATTATGAAATAGTATTAAAATTGTTTAATTCAGTTATAGAAACAGAACATCAATTAAAAGACCAATTAAATCAAAATATCTTCGAAAAAAATTCATTGAAAGAAATGGAAGATTCAATTAATAGTTCAATTGAAGTTATGATAGAAGAAAATATGAAAAAAGAGTGTCCAACATGTAATCAAAGCATTTTTAATACAATTGAAGATAATTATAGTTTACAAATAGCTAAACAAAATTTAATTCAAGAACGTGAAAAAATAAAAATGCAATTACATGATGTTCAAAAAAATATAGATAACCTTTTAGAAGAGTTAAACCAGACAGTAATGACAAATAAAGAGTATGAAGAGAAATTGAATGCCAATGCAAATGTAGTATCGATGGCTGAAAGAGCTGATAGTTACGCCCTTTCTAGAATAAATATTCGACTTGAAGAAGAATTAGAGGGATTGCTTGGGGATAAAGTGGGTGTGGAATCAAAATTAGATGTTATAGAAACTTCTTTAAAAGAATTGAACTCCATTGATGTTGCTTCTAAATATAAAAAGCTAATGATAAAAGCGTTTGAAGAGCTTAACATTAAATTTTCTTTTAATAATTACTATAATTCCAATTTAGAATCAGTAAATATAAATTTGTCTGGAGCTTCAAAAGTTCAAGCTTTTATAGCACAATATGTTTCTATATATCAAATGAGCCAGGATAATAAAGAAGTAATAGATATTCCTATGTTTATTGATACTTTTTTAAAAGACGATTTTAATAATATAGAAATTGAAAAAACAGTGTCATTTATATTTTCAAAATTAGAAGACCAACATCAATCTTTCGTTTTTATTTCAAATAATGAGCAAACTTTAAAATCCGTGGAGGGTTATAATTTTGCTAGAATCGATCTAGAGGAACCATTTAATATTTTTAATAAAGGATACAAAGAAATTTTTGAAAGATTTGAATCTATTCTTAAATAA
- a CDS encoding nuclease-related domain-containing DEAD/DEAH box helicase, translating to MAVFIPNDRVIEEFNRSIGEQQIYQAFESLSDDYYIFHSIRWTDASKDYPRFGESDFTIFNPKYGVLCIEVKHGGIFSENGRIYQVNTSNNLIKEIKPMFQADRSKYFFADLLKEKMSDIASNYYVHSVVWFSHINRSDLVGELPHEYYINGNVFFKDDIQNIEKTLLNCFEFFKINKRSYTEDEQKMVINSLSPNFSAFPSMIGLFEQAEYVFNRMTNEQLYLLDYLEEQKIAAIQGGAGTGKTMLAVEKARRLSSNESVLFLCYNKLLVEHLQKIYQHEFPNITFTNLNTLASRALNKIVDSHDIKFFLEKFVKYPDLWNYKSIIIDEGQDFDENHLSLLKSIIELNEGSFYIFYDKNQLVQQRNGLSWVKDIECRLVLTLNCRNTLSIAETSSKAIGVDKVKMRLEVLGDKPTLKNFEDRESLLAEISNQIRFYLQNGITLDQIVILTTKTIERSILNDLSKVGDYYISNEIEGGKLLFTTARKFKGLESNIIIIVDVDSDTFSTEENRRVFYVAASRAKNIMHIYTCLLDKQLKELFSTVSNGGTNTKISLVKNLGIKCI from the coding sequence TTGGCCGTCTTTATTCCGAATGATCGCGTTATTGAAGAATTTAACAGAAGTATAGGAGAACAACAGATATATCAAGCTTTTGAATCGTTATCGGATGATTATTATATTTTCCATTCTATTAGATGGACAGACGCTAGTAAAGATTATCCAAGGTTTGGTGAGTCTGACTTCACTATATTTAACCCTAAATATGGAGTTTTATGTATAGAGGTAAAACACGGAGGTATCTTTAGTGAAAATGGGAGGATTTATCAGGTTAATACATCTAACAATCTCATAAAAGAGATTAAACCTATGTTTCAAGCTGATCGATCCAAATACTTTTTTGCAGATTTATTAAAAGAGAAAATGTCTGATATAGCTTCTAACTATTATGTTCACTCAGTGGTATGGTTTAGTCATATAAATAGAAGTGATTTAGTTGGAGAATTACCACATGAATATTATATTAACGGGAATGTATTTTTTAAAGATGATATTCAAAATATAGAAAAAACCCTATTAAACTGTTTCGAATTCTTTAAAATAAACAAAAGATCCTATACTGAAGATGAGCAAAAAATGGTTATTAATAGTTTATCGCCAAATTTTTCTGCATTTCCTAGTATGATAGGGCTGTTTGAGCAAGCAGAATACGTTTTTAATCGAATGACAAATGAACAATTATATTTATTAGATTATTTAGAAGAGCAAAAAATTGCTGCAATTCAAGGTGGTGCTGGCACAGGAAAAACTATGCTGGCTGTTGAAAAGGCTAGAAGATTAAGTAGTAATGAGAGCGTATTATTTCTTTGTTATAATAAATTGCTAGTTGAGCACTTACAAAAAATTTATCAACATGAATTTCCTAATATAACATTTACAAATCTTAATACTTTAGCTTCTAGAGCGTTAAATAAAATTGTTGATAGTCATGATATAAAATTTTTTTTGGAGAAGTTTGTTAAGTATCCTGATCTTTGGAATTATAAAAGTATAATTATCGATGAGGGACAAGATTTTGATGAAAATCATTTATCATTACTAAAATCTATTATTGAATTAAATGAAGGAAGTTTCTATATCTTTTATGACAAAAATCAATTAGTACAACAACGAAACGGTTTATCTTGGGTAAAAGATATAGAATGTAGGCTAGTTCTGACCTTAAATTGTAGAAATACATTAAGTATTGCTGAAACCTCTTCGAAAGCTATCGGAGTTGATAAGGTTAAAATGAGGCTAGAAGTATTAGGGGACAAACCCACGTTGAAAAATTTTGAAGATAGGGAAAGTTTATTAGCTGAAATAAGTAACCAAATAAGATTTTATCTTCAAAATGGTATTACATTGGATCAAATAGTAATCCTAACTACAAAAACTATTGAGAGATCTATTCTTAATGATTTGTCGAAAGTAGGGGATTATTATATTTCTAATGAAATTGAAGGTGGAAAGTTGTTATTTACAACAGCTAGAAAATTTAAAGGCTTAGAATCAAACATAATAATAATTGTAGATGTTGATTCAGATACATTCTCAACTGAAGAAAACAGGAGAGTGTTCTATGTAGCTGCTTCGAGAGCGAAGAATATTATGCATATTTACACATGTCTTTTAGATAAACAGCTGAAAGAATTATTTAGTACTGTTTCAAATGGCGGAACTAACACAAAGATTTCACTTGTGAAAAACTTAGGGATAAAATGCATCTAA
- a CDS encoding DUF2075 domain-containing protein: protein MNKIEVATWPFQDRSLNKIGNNEMFLNYPVIYILNGSREAYIGETVYFKKRMRAHMKNKNRNNLEYMHLIMHEEFNRSATFHLETKLINYFLGDEKYKLQNKSKITNDFTHNYYNKSFYDQSVFKELWNRLYEKGIVTNQLHIIENKDIFKLSPFKELSLDQLDLKEKVLKFCEEQVQLQQSEYGSLFVIKGEAGVGKSVVLSSIFNTIQEYISEASSPLYKTENYLVVNHEEMYKTYKGIASQLKHLKAKNFAKPTPLINQLKKQNKKVDIILVDEAHLLLTRPDTYNNFYAENQLEELLKLAKIVVIVYDDNQVLKLKSLWKELTLESIIGKSSFTQYYELTNQFRMQANDDVIGWINQFKQKCLLPLPYDENYELEIFATLKEMHEAIIEKNNKYGLSRVVSTFDFLHKKDGGVYYVKEDNGDYQIPWNITDSKYTWAEKASTVNEAGSIYTIQGFDLNYVGVVLGPSISFDEQSNQLVIKTEAYKDVGAYSGIEGIENAELAKERIILNSINILMKRGIKGLFLYASDDVLRNRLLQDRNAKGKIRGN from the coding sequence ATGAATAAAATAGAAGTAGCTACATGGCCTTTTCAAGATAGAAGTTTAAATAAAATTGGTAATAATGAAATGTTTTTAAATTATCCCGTTATTTATATATTAAATGGATCTAGAGAAGCTTATATAGGTGAAACGGTTTACTTTAAAAAACGTATGCGAGCTCATATGAAAAATAAAAATAGGAATAATTTAGAATATATGCATTTGATTATGCATGAAGAATTTAATCGATCTGCAACCTTCCATCTCGAAACAAAATTAATAAATTATTTTTTAGGCGATGAAAAATATAAGCTACAAAATAAAAGTAAGATTACAAATGATTTTACACATAACTATTACAATAAATCATTTTATGATCAATCAGTATTTAAAGAGCTTTGGAATAGACTATATGAAAAAGGCATTGTAACAAATCAACTTCATATTATAGAAAATAAAGATATATTTAAACTATCACCATTCAAAGAGTTGTCATTAGATCAATTAGATTTAAAAGAAAAGGTACTAAAGTTTTGTGAGGAACAAGTTCAATTACAACAAAGTGAATATGGAAGTTTATTTGTTATTAAAGGTGAAGCTGGAGTCGGAAAAAGTGTCGTATTAAGCTCGATTTTTAATACAATTCAAGAATATATTTCAGAAGCGTCTTCGCCTCTTTATAAAACGGAAAATTATTTAGTTGTGAATCATGAAGAGATGTATAAAACATATAAAGGAATTGCATCCCAATTAAAGCATCTCAAGGCTAAAAATTTTGCAAAGCCAACACCTTTAATAAATCAATTAAAAAAGCAAAATAAAAAAGTAGATATTATTCTAGTAGACGAAGCACATTTGTTATTAACTAGACCAGATACATATAATAATTTTTATGCAGAAAATCAGTTAGAAGAGTTGTTAAAACTTGCTAAAATTGTGGTGATAGTATATGACGATAATCAGGTACTAAAATTAAAAAGTTTATGGAAAGAGCTCACTTTAGAAAGCATAATTGGTAAAAGTTCATTTACACAATATTATGAGTTGACAAATCAGTTCCGTATGCAAGCAAATGATGATGTAATAGGCTGGATTAATCAATTTAAACAAAAATGTTTATTACCTTTACCGTATGATGAAAATTATGAATTGGAAATATTTGCGACGTTAAAAGAGATGCATGAAGCAATTATTGAAAAAAATAATAAGTATGGATTAAGTCGCGTTGTTTCTACATTTGATTTTTTACATAAAAAAGATGGTGGAGTATATTACGTTAAAGAAGATAATGGAGATTATCAAATTCCATGGAATATAACAGATAGTAAATATACTTGGGCTGAGAAAGCTTCTACAGTAAATGAAGCTGGTTCTATTTACACTATTCAAGGATTTGATCTGAATTATGTGGGAGTAGTTTTAGGCCCATCTATTTCTTTTGATGAGCAATCAAATCAATTGGTTATAAAAACAGAAGCTTATAAAGATGTAGGGGCATATTCAGGCATAGAAGGAATTGAGAATGCTGAATTAGCAAAAGAAAGAATAATATTAAATTCCATAAATATTTTGATGAAGCGTGGGATTAAAGGATTATTTTTATATGCAAGCGATGATGTATTACGAAATAGACTATTACAAGATCGAAATGCAAAAGGTAAAATTAGAGGAAATTAA
- a CDS encoding helicase-related protein yields MNYEKYILEYITNIDVTEEKIFFFKGFPKEFYDQLIQHNEFPRFTDCSIDYVFQKGMEVKPLVVSLMMYNRQVSWGTYEELIAISQTINDISTIYKGKIEIINNNLYQGYYESYSSSLVEILDNISIENEETVYDLYYSDYKMFNSSILVEYILKHEENELGLPITEKNFFTKEIILVDIPSEEVSKITENEINQIVYTCLTGEYDNVDFIVNTLPSNDETLFKRLNILNELFQNSTIRFYSGKSAKKIKRPIEEHLSYFKKHWGEDKEYRNALFYKDPDLSLETININQGDIISDVLVQCENSRNVKDGIFKSSDIIITAPTGAGKSLFFQVPGIVLHEKYKEVTIVVTPLQALMRDQVEKLNIERKIPFATFINSEISFDERRSRIDGIKNGEYSIVYLSPELLLSSSIEDLIGERRIGLFVVDEAHLVTSWGRDFRVDYWFLGDYLDKIRNAGYYLDKSKKRKFPILILTATAIYGGEDDEIGELIESLHLNIDQSDHMYLGYGRKDNISFNIVPHSANKSEKEQKNKFVLNRIKDFINKREKTIIYCPYTKQVDEIYNLFYAKDEHLASYLGIYHGKLAPHDKEETYRKFKSNQLVVMIATKAFGMGIDIDDVSNVYHYAPTGTLADYVQEIGRAARQLDKGYAIMDFITGKDMKYAKTLWGLGGIKQYQVKEIANVLYKTYKKNKKRNLLISPESFSHIFDSNEVDAKVKSGLMLLTNDLLNKFHFKAITIRPKAMYTTQYISVNNSIEEEFLKQYGNYISLIDVNKCRQESGFGTREDLQITLLGNIYEIDLGRLWEEKFDNLTFPQFKYKFFNNELFVFNERIIPKMKLVIDYSENGYDNVLSDFLNIASKIQNTFLSIAREYNKKEFSFKDFYDRFSSLFEEKDKPKQEFVRILLDMFCFEGIALDSSGQSIWKFVQKRKKENNLEVNYKLVTNKYNYVHSNLKRFIGDATPNQGENEHIVYINIPEKGHENRDFKILLASILQLFNLASFEIQGGKNAQIFVRINDPLKLYQILNAKSYTNNILHGITQKHDKSINFMNKFLGVNFEDRERWDIIEHYFLGRNDWVNQKLNQFSPKEIHSKPTQLKIKEMGENTIEYYEKWDDLEYGQIFKSLSIPLPDFLGTVITIENNDYNLEYFWRDLNIGIVSSAKKIPEKNIGLTFMRLLNFDEIDSTSLSKLFGSE; encoded by the coding sequence ATGAACTACGAAAAGTATATTTTAGAATACATAACTAATATTGATGTTACTGAGGAAAAAATCTTTTTCTTTAAAGGATTTCCTAAAGAGTTCTATGACCAATTAATACAACACAATGAGTTCCCAAGATTTACCGACTGTTCTATAGATTATGTATTCCAAAAAGGTATGGAAGTAAAACCTCTTGTAGTGTCACTGATGATGTATAACAGACAAGTAAGCTGGGGAACATATGAAGAACTAATAGCAATTTCTCAAACAATTAATGATATCTCTACTATTTATAAAGGGAAAATTGAGATTATTAATAATAACTTATATCAGGGTTACTATGAAAGCTATTCGAGTTCATTAGTTGAGATTTTAGATAACATTTCTATTGAAAATGAAGAAACTGTTTATGACTTATATTATTCGGATTATAAAATGTTTAACTCAAGTATTTTAGTTGAGTATATTTTAAAGCATGAAGAAAATGAACTAGGCTTACCTATAACAGAAAAAAACTTCTTTACTAAGGAAATTATTTTAGTAGATATTCCGAGTGAAGAAGTATCGAAAATAACAGAAAATGAGATAAATCAAATAGTTTATACTTGCTTAACCGGTGAGTATGACAATGTTGATTTTATTGTAAATACTCTGCCTTCTAATGATGAAACATTATTTAAAAGATTAAATATATTAAATGAACTTTTTCAAAATTCAACTATAAGATTTTATAGTGGGAAATCTGCGAAAAAAATTAAAAGACCTATTGAAGAGCATTTGAGTTATTTTAAAAAACATTGGGGGGAAGATAAAGAGTATAGAAATGCTTTATTCTATAAGGATCCAGATTTATCCCTAGAGACTATTAATATTAATCAAGGGGATATAATTAGTGACGTTTTAGTACAATGTGAAAATAGTAGAAATGTAAAGGATGGAATTTTTAAATCCTCGGATATTATAATAACTGCTCCTACAGGTGCTGGTAAATCATTGTTTTTCCAAGTACCTGGTATTGTATTACATGAAAAATATAAAGAGGTAACGATTGTTGTAACGCCTTTACAAGCTTTAATGAGAGACCAAGTAGAGAAATTGAATATTGAAAGAAAAATTCCTTTTGCTACTTTCATTAACTCAGAAATTAGTTTTGATGAAAGAAGATCAAGAATAGATGGGATTAAAAATGGAGAATATTCAATTGTATATCTATCTCCAGAATTATTATTATCCTCATCTATTGAGGATTTAATAGGGGAAAGAAGAATAGGCCTATTTGTAGTAGATGAAGCCCATTTAGTAACCTCATGGGGAAGAGATTTCAGAGTAGATTATTGGTTCTTAGGAGATTATCTAGATAAAATTAGAAATGCAGGTTATTACTTAGACAAATCTAAAAAAAGGAAGTTTCCAATTTTAATATTAACTGCAACCGCTATATACGGAGGTGAAGACGATGAGATTGGGGAACTTATTGAAAGTCTTCATTTAAATATCGACCAATCTGATCATATGTATCTAGGGTATGGTCGCAAAGATAATATTAGTTTTAATATAGTGCCACATTCTGCAAATAAAAGTGAAAAAGAACAGAAAAATAAATTTGTTTTAAATAGAATTAAAGATTTCATTAATAAAAGAGAAAAGACAATTATTTATTGCCCTTATACTAAACAAGTAGATGAAATTTATAATTTGTTTTATGCGAAAGACGAACATCTAGCATCTTATCTTGGTATATATCATGGGAAGTTAGCTCCTCACGATAAAGAGGAAACCTATCGTAAATTTAAATCTAATCAGTTGGTAGTAATGATTGCAACTAAAGCATTTGGTATGGGTATCGACATAGATGATGTTTCAAATGTTTATCATTATGCTCCTACTGGAACATTGGCTGACTACGTTCAAGAAATAGGAAGAGCAGCAAGACAGTTAGACAAAGGTTATGCAATTATGGATTTTATTACAGGTAAAGATATGAAGTATGCTAAGACTTTATGGGGTTTAGGTGGAATAAAGCAATATCAAGTAAAAGAAATAGCTAATGTTCTTTATAAAACTTATAAAAAAAATAAGAAAAGAAATTTATTAATTTCACCAGAATCATTTTCACATATATTTGATAGTAATGAAGTAGATGCAAAAGTAAAAAGTGGTTTGATGCTTTTGACAAATGATTTATTGAATAAATTCCACTTTAAAGCTATAACGATTAGACCTAAGGCAATGTATACAACCCAATATATTAGTGTAAATAATTCGATAGAAGAAGAGTTTTTAAAACAATATGGTAACTATATTTCTTTGATTGATGTTAATAAATGTAGACAGGAAAGTGGCTTCGGTACAAGAGAGGACCTTCAGATAACTCTTTTAGGTAATATATATGAGATCGATCTAGGTAGATTATGGGAGGAGAAATTTGATAATTTAACGTTCCCACAATTTAAGTATAAATTTTTTAATAATGAATTATTTGTTTTTAATGAGCGTATCATCCCTAAAATGAAACTAGTAATTGATTACTCCGAAAACGGATATGATAATGTACTATCAGATTTTTTAAATATAGCTTCTAAGATTCAAAATACTTTTTTAAGCATTGCAAGAGAATATAATAAAAAAGAATTCAGCTTTAAAGATTTCTATGACCGTTTTAGTTCATTGTTCGAAGAGAAGGATAAGCCAAAACAAGAATTTGTAAGAATTTTATTAGATATGTTTTGTTTTGAGGGAATTGCTTTGGATTCATCAGGGCAATCTATATGGAAATTTGTTCAAAAGAGAAAAAAAGAAAACAATTTAGAAGTAAATTATAAATTGGTAACAAATAAATATAATTATGTTCACAGCAATTTGAAAAGGTTTATTGGCGATGCCACTCCTAATCAAGGAGAAAATGAACATATAGTGTATATAAATATTCCTGAAAAAGGTCACGAAAATAGAGATTTTAAGATACTATTGGCTTCGATTTTACAATTATTTAACTTGGCTTCATTTGAAATTCAAGGAGGTAAAAATGCACAGATTTTTGTTCGAATAAATGATCCATTAAAACTTTATCAAATATTAAATGCAAAAAGTTATACTAATAATATTCTTCATGGAATCACTCAAAAGCACGATAAATCAATTAATTTTATGAACAAATTTTTAGGTGTTAATTTTGAAGATCGGGAAAGATGGGACATTATAGAACACTATTTCTTAGGGAGAAATGATTGGGTAAATCAAAAACTAAATCAATTTTCACCAAAGGAGATTCATAGTAAGCCAACTCAATTGAAAATTAAGGAAATGGGGGAAAATACAATTGAGTACTATGAAAAATGGGATGATCTCGAATATGGTCAGATATTTAAATCCTTATCCATTCCATTACCGGATTTCTTGGGGACAGTTATTACAATTGAAAATAACGATTATAATTTAGAATATTTTTGGAGAGACTTGAATATAGGTATAGTATCTTCTGCAAAAAAAATACCTGAAAAAAATATAGGGTTAACTTTCATGAGGTTATTAAATTTTGATGAAATTGATTCTACATCTTTGAGTAAATTATTTGGGAGTGAATGA